In Sphingomonas sp. PAMC26645, one DNA window encodes the following:
- the plsY gene encoding glycerol-3-phosphate 1-O-acyltransferase PlsY, translated as MQTEILWVAPTLSLVLSYLLGSIPFGVILTRLGGAGDLRTIGSGNIGATNVLRTGRKGLAAATLLLDMAKGAVAVLLVAHLFPGNALLAAAGAFIGHCYPVWLKFKGGKGVATLMGIVVALYWPLGLVYAVVWLGLLAGLRISSVAGMAAALSAPFAAALFGRFDLVLLLLALALIVLWKHRENVDRLFSGTEPRIGRPKRPPGG; from the coding sequence TTGCAGACGGAAATTCTCTGGGTCGCGCCCACGCTATCGCTCGTGCTGAGCTATCTGCTCGGCTCGATCCCGTTCGGCGTCATCCTGACGCGGCTCGGTGGCGCAGGCGATCTGCGCACGATCGGCTCGGGCAACATCGGCGCGACCAACGTCCTGCGCACCGGACGCAAGGGCCTCGCCGCCGCCACGCTGCTGCTCGACATGGCCAAGGGCGCAGTCGCCGTGCTGCTGGTCGCGCATCTGTTCCCCGGCAATGCGCTGCTCGCGGCGGCCGGTGCGTTCATCGGCCATTGCTACCCCGTCTGGCTGAAGTTCAAGGGCGGCAAGGGCGTCGCCACGCTCATGGGCATCGTCGTCGCGCTCTACTGGCCGCTCGGGCTCGTCTACGCGGTCGTCTGGCTCGGCCTACTCGCGGGCCTGCGCATATCCTCGGTCGCCGGCATGGCCGCCGCGCTCAGCGCGCCATTTGCCGCGGCCCTGTTCGGTCGCTTCGATCTCGTTTTGCTGCTCCTCGCGCTAGCGCTGATCGTCCTGTGGAAGCACCGCGAGAACGTCGATCGCCTGTTCTCCGGCACCGAGCCACGCATCGGCCGCCCAAAACGACCACCGGGTGGCTGA
- the dprA gene encoding DNA-processing protein DprA: MADPTVSRLRLIRTTGIGPVTYRQLIARFGSADAAIDALPMLAQRGGGRVPKIADVALAEREMAATARHGARYLFLDEPDYPRLLAEIETAPPALILRGDIAHAKRPCIAMVGARNASAAACRFARQIALQLAEEGTTIVSGLARGIDTAAHIGALGAGSSGATIGVIASGIDIAYPPDNTALQERIATEGLLLAEQPPGTEPKARNFPSRNRIIAGLAIGTVVVEAVPKSGSLITARLANESGREVMAVPGSPLDPRAQGCNLLIREGATLVQSAADILEQIRPFDPRSVRSPIDAYAASPPEDATDTERRRITDLLGPVPVTIDELIRQSHLSPAVVQTVLLELELGGHLERHAGGRASLR; the protein is encoded by the coding sequence GTGGCTGACCCGACGGTCTCGAGACTTCGGCTCATCCGCACGACCGGGATCGGACCGGTCACCTATCGCCAGCTCATCGCGCGCTTCGGCAGCGCCGACGCCGCGATCGACGCGCTCCCGATGCTCGCCCAACGCGGCGGCGGACGCGTGCCGAAAATAGCAGACGTAGCGCTAGCCGAGCGCGAAATGGCCGCCACCGCGAGACACGGCGCACGCTACCTCTTCCTCGACGAGCCGGACTATCCCCGCCTGCTCGCCGAGATCGAGACCGCACCCCCGGCCCTCATCCTCCGCGGCGACATCGCCCACGCCAAGCGCCCCTGCATAGCGATGGTCGGCGCGCGCAACGCATCCGCCGCCGCCTGCCGATTCGCCCGCCAGATCGCGCTGCAGCTCGCCGAAGAAGGCACGACGATCGTCTCCGGCCTAGCTCGCGGCATCGACACCGCCGCACACATCGGCGCACTCGGAGCGGGTTCGAGCGGGGCCACGATCGGCGTCATCGCCAGCGGCATCGACATCGCCTACCCGCCCGACAACACGGCCTTGCAGGAACGCATCGCCACCGAAGGCCTCCTGCTCGCCGAACAGCCCCCCGGCACTGAACCCAAGGCGCGCAACTTCCCCTCCCGCAATCGCATCATCGCAGGCCTCGCGATCGGCACCGTGGTGGTCGAGGCCGTGCCCAAGTCGGGCTCGCTGATCACCGCACGTCTTGCCAACGAGTCCGGCCGCGAAGTCATGGCTGTCCCCGGCAGCCCGCTCGATCCCCGCGCGCAAGGCTGCAACCTGCTCATCCGCGAAGGCGCCACGCTCGTCCAATCCGCCGCCGATATCCTCGAACAGATCCGCCCGTTCGACCCGCGCTCGGTCCGCTCGCCGATCGATGCCTACGCCGCCTCGCCCCCGGAAGACGCGACCGATACCGAGCGCCGCAGGATCACCGACCTGCTCGGCCCCGTACCGGTGACGATCGACGAACTCATCCGCCAGTCGCACCTAAGCCCGGCGGTCGTCCAGACCGTGCTGCTCGAACTCGAACTCGGCGGCCATCTGGAACGTCATGCGGGCGGCCGAGCCAGCCTGCGCTGA